The following are encoded in a window of Primulina eburnea isolate SZY01 chromosome 4, ASM2296580v1, whole genome shotgun sequence genomic DNA:
- the LOC140830977 gene encoding SUN domain-containing protein 1-like: MPGSTVSTSNQLSTARRRALDNDPLTPIPDLAAAATGTSGSDAVRLTAVGTDPAIQRDSRKIPQTQSRKRSSKPRWLTVVSILTKNIALLIVIVGFIQMSRWAVMNSGSNTEGFELISGDFEGKFAEVQSFVKTTVKAMQVQVDAIDRKIEVGVGLVRKEFDERMEKNDEKVELKWKALEVRSDAFEKFIDGFQGKSLLSKEVFGEFFEEFTKTKNNKFSSDVGLDEIKDYAREIVQKEIEKHAADGLGMVDYASASGGARVVKHSEAYFDGKVGGLINRNRVDADAQKMLMPSFGEPGHCFPLKGGNGFVVIQLRTAIVPEAVTLEHVAKSVAYDRSSAPKNCRVSGWLADQRLSEMGFDTEKRFLLSEFTYDLEKSNAQTLNVLDSAKSMVVDTVRLDFESNHGSASHTCIYRLRVHGHELKSLPSQEMQS, from the coding sequence ATGCCAGGATCCACCGTTTCGACTTCGAATCAATTGTCTACAGCTCGTCGTCGAGCATTAGACAACGATCCACTGACGCCCATTCCCGATTTGGCCGCCGCCGCTACCGGTACTAGTGGCAGTGACGCCGTCAGGCTTACCGCGGTTGGCACAGATCCCGCGATCCAGAGAGACAGCAGAAAAATTCCACAAACCCAATCCCGAAAGAGGTCATCAAAGCCACGTTGGCTAACCGTGGTAAGCATTCTCACTAAGAACATAGCATTGTTAATTGTAATAGTGGGCTTTATCCAGATGTCTAGATGGGCTGTCATGAATTCCGGCAGCAACACGGAGGGCTTTGAATTAATTTCGGGGGATTTTGAGGGGAAGTTCGCAGAGGTGCAGAGCTTCGTTAAGACGACTGTGAAGGCTATGCAGGTGCAGGTGGATGCTATTGATCGGAAAATCGAGGTTGGCGTTGGTTTGGTGAGGAAGGAGTTTGACGAGAGAATGGAGAAGAATGACGAAAAAGTGGAGTTGAAGTGGAAGGCTTTGGAGGTAAGAAGTGATGCTTTCGAGAAGTTTATCGATGGGTTTCAAGGAAAGAGCTTGCTTTCAAAGGAAGTGTTTGGAGAGTTCTTCGAGGAGTTCACGAAGACTAAGAATAATAAGTTTAGTAGTGATGTGGGTTTGGATGAAATTAAGGATTATGCGAGGGAGATAGTGCAGAAGGAGATTGAAAAGCATGCAGCCGATGGATTGGGGATGGTGGATTACGCATCAGCATCGGGAGGGGCGAGAGTGGTGAAGCATTCCGAGGCATATTTTGATGGAAAAGTAGGTGGGTTGATCAATCGAAATAGGGTAGATGCAGATGCACAAAAGATGCTTATGCCGAGCTTTGGAGAGCCTGGACACTGTTTTCCACTTAAAGGTGGTAATGGTTTTGTCGTGATCCAGCTTAGGACTGCCATAGTGCCCGAGGCTGTGACGCTAGAACATGTTGCTAAGAGTGTAGCATATGATAGGTCCAGTGCTCCAAAGAATTGCAGGGTATCTGGATGGTTGGCAGATCAAAGATTGAGTGAAATGGGATTTGATACCGAAAAGAGATTTCTATTGAGCGAGTTCACTTATGATCTTGAGAAGAGCAATGCTCAAACTTTGAATGTATTGGACTCTGCGAAGTCTATGGTTGTCGATACTGTTAGGCTCGATTTTGAATCCAACCATGGGAGTGCTTCTCATACATGCATTTATCGTTTGAGGGTTCACGGTCATGAACTCAAGTCTTTGCCATCGCAGGAAATGCAGTCTTGA